A single Bacillus sp. OxB-1 DNA region contains:
- a CDS encoding accessory Sec system S-layer assembly protein yields the protein MKLFSFFKKVEKTGSDSTIGSEEIVEGVQSSTSTDEVETPLSLHPSWTIPQEQEYVFRFLSNELEPLKPNQISLSGIDIDVEPANGSWLVKAFFRSSLDQQISVGSVELLLLDAEGKTVASDEFDLKELGDIPPRSARPWVFVFTKENIFAEEPPAENWKLAFNVQSMVPHKLELEPTWEEGLSTEQKEALSKVVEGLPKLKPREVNISGFQVKQQDDGSIAASVFIRNGHSKQINIEKLPLELIDATGDQVARGSFELAPLSVKANTSKPWTFIYPKEMVQKEEPDFSRWTVRVPQ from the coding sequence ATGAAACTATTCTCCTTTTTTAAGAAAGTGGAAAAAACAGGATCCGATAGCACCATCGGATCCGAAGAAATCGTAGAGGGCGTCCAGTCTTCGACGAGCACCGACGAAGTGGAAACTCCGCTTTCCCTTCATCCGTCATGGACCATTCCGCAAGAGCAAGAGTACGTCTTCCGCTTCTTGTCGAATGAACTGGAACCGCTCAAACCGAACCAGATTTCGCTATCAGGGATCGACATCGACGTCGAACCGGCGAATGGCAGCTGGCTCGTCAAAGCGTTCTTCCGTTCCTCGCTCGATCAGCAGATTTCCGTCGGATCAGTCGAATTGCTTTTGCTCGACGCAGAAGGAAAAACCGTTGCTTCCGATGAGTTCGATTTGAAAGAGTTAGGCGACATCCCGCCACGGAGCGCACGGCCATGGGTATTCGTCTTTACAAAAGAGAACATTTTTGCTGAAGAACCGCCGGCAGAAAATTGGAAGCTCGCTTTCAACGTCCAGTCGATGGTGCCTCACAAATTGGAACTCGAACCGACTTGGGAAGAGGGCTTGTCTACTGAGCAGAAAGAAGCCTTATCAAAAGTGGTGGAGGGCCTGCCGAAATTAAAGCCGCGTGAAGTGAACATCAGCGGATTCCAAGTGAAACAGCAAGACGACGGCAGCATCGCAGCTTCCGTCTTCATCCGCAACGGCCACTCCAAGCAAATCAACATCGAAAAGCTGCCACTCGAGCTCATCGATGCAACGGGCGATCAAGTTGCTCGCGGCTCATTCGAGCTGGCTCCGCTATCGGTCAAAGCGAACACATCGAAACCATGGACTTTCATCTATCCGAAGGAAATGGTCCAAAAAGAAGAACCCGATTTCTCCCGCTGGACCGTCCGCGTCCCGCAATAA